The Setaria viridis chromosome 9, Setaria_viridis_v4.0, whole genome shotgun sequence sequence AGCATCGGTGAGCGAGGACTTGTCGATCCGATGATCCAATCCGTGTCGGGCGGTGAGCCGCCACCAGATGGCGGGAGGGCCCCGCACCGCAGCGTCATGTTCCGCCGTGCACCGGCAGGTGGACGGCCCCGATCTCGCCGGGGGCCCGTAGTTTATTCATTCCAGCCACCGCCCGTACCGTGCAGGCAGGCGTGTAGCCAATGCATGTGCTTCGAGTCTTGGCGCTCGTCATGGCCGGATCTGGCTCGATTTCCCttaatttcttttatttcaCACCAGAATTGAAATGTGAACGAGCTTAAACTAATTCTTCTGCTGCGATTTTATTCGCGAGGTGTATTTTTTTCCAGCAAATGTTTATTTGCAAAGCCTGACCAGTGACCACACGAAGAACCACAGAAATTTCGTATCTGAGTCCGCGTCCCAAACAATGAAACAAAGCATAGCCGCCCTTGAATGAAACCCCAATGCCTCTCTAGCTAGGGCGTGCCAGGCTCGGCCCCCATGTGTGGTCTCCTCAATGTGTCGAGCTGCCTAGCAACAGCCGTGCAGGGACGCATGTGGCTTGCATCACCCGACCCACGGCGTGCTGCTTCCTTCCTGGCCTTGGCCTCGCCGTTTTTTGTCTTGTGTGCCCAGCGTTGCATCCGGCCAATGGACCCTCACATGCACCGCGCACGTTGCACGTAACCGAAGCCATCGTTTGTATCCGGCAACACGAGCACGCTCGGGGGCTCCCAGTTTCGGCCACGCCGTTCGTCATTTCCCCGTCTCACCCTCGCCAACCAGGCTGTGCTCGCTGCTCTACAGCAGCAGAGGGAGGCACGTGCGAACGTAAGTGCCGGCGAGCTCCAGCACGGACGTTGGTGTCGGGCACGACGAGCTGGAGGACTTGACAGTTGACTGGACTCGACGGAGACTGGACTTGTGATGTTATCAGGGTAAGGGCAAGCTCATATGAGCATTGAGCAGAAGCGCCCTAGGCCCCTAGCCGAGCCCCCAGTGGGCGCTGGCGGCATGGATGTGTCGCTTTTTACCTGGGATTGGCTTCAGAATGGGCTCAACTGCTCAAGCAAGTTGAGACTGGAGAATGGAGGGAGGAGAGCCCCAGCCCCAGCAGCAAGGTCAGGTTAACATCATGCCCCCAGTCCGGGGCCAGGGCCCGGCGTCTGGCTGGCGGGCGCCGCAGGCCGGTGAGCCGGTGCTGCAGCACAAGTACCTGTGACACACgggacggcgaggaggccggcAGCGTGCGTCCAAGGCTCCAACAAAACCGCCCGTCTCGGCCATGCCCCAGTCCCGGTGCAGGCCAAACTGCCATTCCGCCCGGCGACTGCAACACACGCCACGCCAGGGACCAGCCGAGCCTGTTCCTCAGGCTCGGCACTGCGTCCTCGCTCTCACCACTCAGCCATCAGCAAGCCGATCAGCGCGGCACAGGACAAGCGCATACCGGCAGGTAGCCTGCAAGGCAGTTACAAAGGAGATAAGCTGTTGGCTGTTGCAGTTCAGAAAAATGAGCACCACCACAGTTCATTCAAGCTTGAAAGTGAGCGACTAATAACTAACAGGAtccaaatttcagaaaaaaaaaccgtGCATCTTTCCCTCGCACGCGCACCTGCAGTACCACAGGCGTACGTACCATTACGAACTGGGGACGAGGTATTCCGTGAATCATTCCCCAGCCATCCAAATTGCCTGCAATACAAAATTACACTAGGACAGCGGGTTATTCGCATCAGAGACTCCGCAATTGCAAAGCGGCCAAGACAAGGGCGCGCTTTATTCCCCCTCCAACATCCTGAGCGTTTAGTCGCGGCCCGGGTTCACACCGCCTCCCCTGTAAAAGCGCCACGAAATCGAATCGATCGCAAAAGGAAGGGGGCATTGTTAATGGTAAGCATGATTTGAAGGTTCTGAGCCCGGAGAATCAGAAGCCACCGAACCTGGAAGGCCGGCCTCCAGATCTCGTTCATACAGGTCCAGATATCTTCCAATACTGGAGGCCAAACCAAACAGGAAACGCAATGCACGCGGTGGTGGCCAGTGAGTGAGTGACAGATTAGTGGTAGAAcattgttgtgtgtgtgtgtgtgggtggggtggggggggggggtgggggggggggggggggctggggCTGGATGGAACGGAAGTACCCTCCCTTGGAAAGAGCTAAAGATACGCAACTTTTAAGAGCCAAACCAAAAGGAAAAGAGATggaggatggatggatggatggatggtgtCATGGTGAAGCTGCCTCGGAGAGTGGGATTCGGTGCCAACTACAAGGTTGATGCATGGGgtcacaccacaccacaccatgCAACATGCATCGCCAGCCTTTGTGCCCTCTTTTTCTCTGTATAAGATAGTGTTTCTGGTGAGGAAAAGATGGCGTAGGGCTGTTAAGCCCTCACTACGGCTAGTAATAGCCTAGCATAATCCGTACGTGCAACGCCTAGCTGTTGAGCTTGCGGAGGAGGAAAAAGCAGTAAAGGTGGTTACGGGAAAGAATGATAGTTTTTGGATCTACTTTCGATCAAAACAAAAGGAGGAGCAAAGAACGAACAGAATGATGCGTGCATCTACGTATTTCTTTCACTTCAGCAATCTCCTGCATGCCCTACTATAACGTTATGGTAACAGGCAATCAAGTTCCATAAAACAACCGGCTTTTTCAGGAGGTTTGAGGTTCAACAAGGAGATTTGCTACTGGTATATTATAGTAACAACGAAGTTGAACAAGCATTTGACTAAGAGTCACTCACAATAAAGATATTGGTGGTTATAACTTATTGCTGAGCACACAAAACAGGACAAAGGAGAAGCAGGTGCATTTGCAAGAAACTTCAAGTTCAGTTCTGCAGGACTTAATGTAAGAGTAGCATACCTGGAAAATAGGACAGAGAAGCATTCTTTTTTCGTTTATCCAATCTCCTGCACTCTAAATGAAAATCAAGTCACTGTGAGTATTCAATGTATCACACAAGACACCACGAATCAGTTCTTTGATGGAGATGAAATTATGCTTTCAAGCGACATGTCATTCATCTGACGTTATGGCAACGGTGGAGCATAAATAATGCATACATGGTCCAGTGGACGATCTTAGCAGGTCAAATACAGATTCTAAGTTTGTGCTGAAGATTTGCATCCGCACAAGTTATTTTCAGAAGCTATTTGAGTCAAAGCGCACAGGCAAATATATGCCAAATAGATGCCCAGATATCCTGGGTCAAGTTGGCAAAAACTTTGCCAATCCAGCATGCAGACAGAATTGTTTGTGTAGCAGAAACAACGCAAATGTAAGATTACGTGCCCTACTTAGCAACAGATGCCTAAAAGAATCACTCACTTACCTTGGTCAGTCCATTTGATAGCTGCATTGCAAAATTCGAATCCAATTGTAAAGAAAACGCTAGCTCTCTTTCCCCTCAGCCGACAAACTGTAGCTATGTGCTCTGCACAAGCAAACAAGTGCCAACTGAGCTTCAGTATACCTTAAAAAACATTGTAAAGAGAAGACAGGCAGAACCTTCAGCTAATGTTACTAAATTCATGGCACGAAACAAGAATATCGTTGCTGGTCAATTTGAGGGAAGGAAATTATCTTCACATGCGCAGGAAAGAACTAGGAAGCAACGTGACAAAATACCATTGTAGAAGGAAATTAAAGATACTGCTCTCTCTTCTCAAAGCTTTCCTGGGCCAATAGACTTGTGAACCAACGAAGCTCATGAAATATGCTTTTCTCCAGAATATCATGTCTTCATCGAAACACAAATTTTGTTTCTAATACTAAATTCTTTTTGCTACTTGCCTACCACTAAATTGACAATAAGAATTGACGTATGATAATGTTTTAGCATTAAATTTCTGGAAAGCAGGAATATGTCCTAGAAATTGGCTAATGCGTCAATGCCAAACACATGTCTGCCGTAAGGCATCTGAATAACgaaagagaagatgaaaggaGATGCTCTTTTATCTTCAAGAAGAAGGCTCTTCAAAGAAAATGTAATTTATGAAGAACCTTTGGCAGACTTTCCACGATGGCTAAAGGATGATATAATGTACCTGGAATGTTTATCAGGTTGACGAGAAAGTTGTACACTTGAGCCGAAAGAGGTTGCATCAAGACCCAATAATGGCCATCCACGGTTAGCTGCAGAATGGCATGCATCTACTTTCTTCAGGAAAACATCATGAACATCCCAACCAAGAGAAGGTGCACAAACAGGTGATCAAAAACAAATATACTTATGGACATAATGTTTGACTCATAATAGCAGCCTAAAGAAGCAAAAAGAGATAGAACTAATTATGCTACGTGATAAAATGGAAGGTACGTGCCTGCAAATATAGCTGAGGAAGATGCATAGCATGTTCAAGAGTTGCAGATTGGTCATAGTTATGGACATAATGTTTGACTCACAATAGCGGCAAAATAGGCAATTTGGTCCCTGAACTTTGCACCAagggtcaagttcgtccctcaactttagATTGGCCAATTTAGTCCCTTAACTTTTATTTTTAGGTCAAACTCGTCCTAGTGCTGATGTAGTGCTCTATATTTGCATAAGACTAATGCAAAAAGTTCCTTTTGCCCTTGGCTCATGTAGGTCAAACATGTATGTGCTCATACTCCCTTAATACATGCACACAACAATATGTTTTTTAAACTAACACAAAATATGGTTTGTAAAAAGCGTATCTACTCGTACTCTTTGAAGTCCTTCACGTGCTCATACAAATTTGATAGGCAAAATAAATGTACCCAAACAAATATTTACTCATATTGTTTGGTATATATACAACTTAATGTGTGCACGTATGCTCTAAAATCAACATATGCTCACATACTCGTAGTACGCTATACCATACTCTGTTGACAAACATATGTATCCTCGtatttattttggatcatatGTTATTGTAATTCTAGAGGTGAAAAATGAAGAGAGAAAAGAGCCAAGGGTAAAAAGGACTTTTCGTATTAGTTTCATGACAATATGGAGCCACATATCAGCACAAGGACAAGTTTGatcaaaaacaaaagttgagggactaaattggtcaatctgaaagttgagggacaaAGTTGACCCTCGGTGCAAAGTTCATGGATCAAATTGCCTATTTTGCCCACAATAGCTGAGGAAGATGCATAGCATGTTCAAGAGTTGCAGATTGGTCATAAATCGCAGACTAGTAACTTATGGATTAACAAAAAAATTCATACCTAATGAAAATATGAATACCATGAATTTATACCAAGGTTTTCAATATTGAGTCCCCCAGATGAACATGTCAAGCAAACAAAACCAACAGACTGTACTACATTATGTGAAAATGAGTACATTATATTCAGCAAGTGGACTGTGATTCTGTATTCATGTCTCTACCAAATGGCAATCGTTCATTTTAAGCCCACACATGACAAGACTTAAACACTTGATGGACCTTGGAGCAAGTCAACCTTGTGGAAGTCCTCTTTAGACGTAAGTAGGGAAGAAATCATATTGCAAGATCACTATGGCCAGTGCAAATCATCGGAAGCAAACTATGATCATCTAAAAGATTTGGGAAAGTTGTCTTTCCATTGTAGTTGATGTAGAGGGACTAATGCCTTATCATTGaaatatcaaagaaaaatgtgAAGCACTGCATGAAGTTCACGATCACCAAAAGtacaaaaatatattattaGTAATTTATCATTGAATGATTCAATTTAAGGGTTAAGCTACTAACTGAACCCTGCTCTGCTAGTATAAGGGTGCAGAAGGTGTCGCATGCTGCCAGCATTGCATTGAGAATAAGCCAGTATACACTTGTTCGATTTCAAGATCATGCATGGTAAATGTTTTTATCATAACTACCTTGAAAGGAGAATAACCTTTTGCAAGATATGCAGATAATCTCACACCATTTACTACAGCAAAACAGTGACATATGGTTTCAGCAACATCCGCCAAGACTGACACTTAAAACTGATCGTCAAAAGCGTAGTGTTGTGCCTGAGGTATGGAACTTCCGGCAAAAGAAAACATTTCAGAAACAAATCTGACCAGTTAAGGATGTTCTAGTGCAGGATCCTGAATCTCCCCTGAAGTCTAGCTGATacggaattaaaaaaaaaagctttccTGCCAGCACAAAGATGGCCAAACTTCTCCATTCGAACAGACTTAAAAATAATGTAATGATTATATGTCCTAAAACAAAATAAGGCATACTGCATTCTTTTCAAGAGGTCTATGCTTGAGAACCTTTGAAGTACATTGGAGATCAGACGTGTCCAATACATTGTTGCCTGGAATGCAGAGCACAGAGAAATAATATATTAATAAAACttgtattgaaaaaaatatgaaggCAATATGACTCAAAAAAACACTAGTATAGTATATGGCAGCATTTGTTGCATAACTCAAGCCTTGACACTAAATAGTTCTGACAAGGTATGGAGCCCTGTTCGGTCAAAAAAATGTATGGAGCCCTGACAAagattatgaaaaaaaaacactagtgTAGTATTGGGTTGTTGCATAACTCAAGCCTTGACACTAAATAGTTCTGACAAGGTATGGAGTCACAAGGTCATATAAGGTATGGAGTCCTGACAAAGGTTATAAAATGTCTGAATTCAAAGATCACAAAATAGTTCCCAGGTACATATCAAGAGGTTATATTGATAAATGGAAGAATGTATATAGGAAGCAGAAAGGTGGGCACAACATTAATTACGAAATGCCAATTATGTCATCATCTCATCAATGGTTCAATGTGCACATTACAAAAATAGTACACTCTAATCTGAAGAACCATAACCTCTAACAAGTAATAAACAGAGTCTAAATTAATAGATTGTATAAATTGAGATGGAATTCAGTACGAAAACTTGACTATGAAACACTGAGAAACAACCTATATCCCTCGAGACAGGTCGCATGTTTTCCCCTCTTCTCCGGGCTCCGGCACAGTGGCACCCACCTTTTTCTCATCCTCAGTATCACACTCACCCTGTCCCCTCACTCATCAATCCCACCCCCCTCGGCGCGTGCCACCAATCTCGGCCTCGAGATGGAGCTTCCGCAAAATCTCGATGAATCGCCGTACTAAGTGCTCCTGGGACCGTATGCGCGCCGCGGAGAGGAGTGCTCCGACCAGCCGGCGGCGACAATGACTAGGCCGCGGCCGTTGCGGAAGGCCACGAGCGGATCAGCGTCGCCGGTGCGGGGCCTAAACGAAGCAAGACCGGACCGCAGGTGTTAGGACCCATCAACCCTCGGCCGACGACTCGATgcggcatttcgtcgaacgCATCACGAGCGTCCGCGGCACGGCGTTGCCGCCCGCAAGAGGGCAGTTAGGTCG is a genomic window containing:
- the LOC117838422 gene encoding uncharacterized protein isoform X2, with the translated sequence MRPVSRDIGNNVLDTSDLQCTSKLTVDGHYWVLMQPLSAQVYNFLVNLINIPEHIATVCRLRGKRASVFFTIGFEFCNAAIKWTDQGDWINEKRMLLCPIFQATCRYALVLCRADRLADG
- the LOC117838422 gene encoding uncharacterized protein isoform X3 — translated: MRPVSRDIGNNVLDTSDLQCTSKLTVDGHYWVLMQPLSAQVYNFLVNLINIPEHIATVCRLRGKRASVFFTIGFEFCNAAIKWTDQECRRLDKRKKNASLSYFPGYLPVCACPVPR
- the LOC117838422 gene encoding uncharacterized protein isoform X1; translation: MRPVSRDIGNNVLDTSDLQCTSKLTVDGHYWVLMQPLSAQVYNFLVNLINIPEHIATVCRLRGKRASVFFTIGFEFCNAAIKWTDQGDWINEKRMLLCPIFQGRRCEPGPRLNAQDVGGGIKRALVLAALQLRSL